Genomic DNA from Mus musculus strain C57BL/6J chromosome 11, GRCm38.p6 C57BL/6J:
AGGACTGGGAAaagtctgctttgttttgtttctcttaccCCCTCAGCTGAACTGTGCCAGGCTGGGGACTTCCTAAAAGAATTTTCACTAAACCCAAAAGAAACAGATGTCCCTGGGGTCCTTAAGCAAGGCTGGGCGTGACAACTGCCACCAGTAGTCCCAGCAAGACCACTGTGTGTTCCTGGCATGGACTGAGAAAGGTAGCTGTGTGTAATGACAGACTGCACAGAGAACCATGTGCTGTGGTGACAGGGAGGACAGCCTGCATTCAGAACAGGTCCTTTGGAAGGAGCCACTAGGAGGGAGCAAGAGCCACTAGGAGGGAGCAAAGGCCTTGAGTTTGTGGGAATGGATAAAGGATACCAAAGGCAGCCTCCTCCTAGCAGGCTCCAATCTCCTACAGCTACATGGATACAGTGCTTCTCCCAGAAGGGTGTCCATGTGGCTGCAGGGCTCTATTCTGATACCTCAGTTAcctgagccaccatgtctggAACCACAGCAAGGTAGCACTGCCACCCCCATGCCCCATGGCATCTGTACCCAGGCGCCTCCCCGAGTTCCCAGCAGCCCACTTGCCATTCTGTCCTCAAAAGTCTTGACCATGATGCCATCGGGCAGCGAGGTGGCCAGCAGAGCCATCTCCTTCCGCACTGTGCTGAAGAACTTCTTGGCTTCCGGGGGCTGGAACTCAATCTTCTTGAAAGAGTGGTTTGCTGCGGGGAGAGGACAGTCAGCAGGGAGAGAAGCCCGGGGCGGCTCACTATAATCCCCCAGGACACAGGGtaatggcagaggcaggcaagaacACTACCACTCATGGTGACTCACAGGGTGCAAACTCCAGCACAGAGAAGACCTCGCCCTTGGCGCTGGTGAAGGTGACGCCAGGCCTGCCACCGCACTGCTGACAGAGCACAGGTGTCTCACTGGGCCACTCGGCTTTCACTGGGGACTGCACCTCAGGCTTCTCCTCCTTGCGCTCTGTGTCGGGTActgcctccatcttctcctcctcagCAATGGCCACATTGTCCAGGGTCTTCTTGAGGTTCTCCTGTAGCTTCTTGATATCGTCCAAAAACTTCTTCTCTCGGGTTGGCTTCTCAGGCTCCACGGTGGGCGAGGTGGGCGAGCCTGTGAGCAGCTGCTCCACAGTCATGTTCTTGAGGCTCTCCAGGATCTTGATGGCCTCCTTCAGCTCCCGGAAACTCTTGGGAGGCCCGTCCTTCCCAGCTTTCTCCATCAGCCCTGCCACGGGGGCAGCCATGGCCACGGCGCCCTGGATGGCAGCCGTGGCCGCCTCCTCACTGATGACCACGCCCTTGTCCTCCTCGGGGGCAGTGGGCTGCTCGGCAGGCAAGATGGCGGCCAGCTCCTCTATCTTGGGGTGCTCATCGTCCACGAGCCCGTTGTCGGTCTCCCAGCTGTCGCTGTCGTCCTCCCACTCATCCGAGGAGGCCCCACTGGAGCTGCCTTCCACGGAGTCGTAGTCAGACTCCTCAATCTCAGACTCGATGTTGTATAAGTGCTACGGGAAGAGGAGTTAAGTCCAGACAGAACTCTAATACTGGGGAGCTCTGGCATCCCCCATTCCCTGTTCTCAACCTTTCATCTGAAATCCTGTCTCTGCTACAAGATTCCCAGTTCTCTGCAACAGACCCTTTGCCCATCTTGCACCCCAAGCAGTACACAGAGCTAAGTTAGGGCAGGCTCTGGGCAGTCGGTCCGTTAGCATCTGGCCAGTGGGAGTGAGTGAGGGGCACAAGGAACCTCAGCAAAGCCAGCCTACCACCAGGACTCAGGCCAGGTACTGGTGTGGACATAAGGTCTGTGTGGACTGCACCAGGAATGAGTAGGTAACCTTACTGGAAGGCAAAGTAGGGACACTGGAGTTGGTCACACTGTGGCCTGCTTCCCACTGAATGGCTGCCGAGGTGAGGGATCAGCCACTCTCCATCTGGCCCGGCCCCCTGTGTACACCAGGAAAGCAGAGCTGGAAAACAGGGTCAGCCCAAGTATGGCAGAAGAAGGGGGCCAGCTGGAGATGGCTAGAATCGGGCcagccttttccttcccttccttacgTGCTAACAACTGTCCTAGAAACAGCAGCAGGGAGCACCCTGCATTTCCTAGCACTGTGGTGATCTAGAGGTTTGGGAACCTCGTACACCCATGAGATTTAGAAAGCCGCTGTCCCTGTCCTTGGGGCTTAAGTGGGAAAGCTACAGAGGAGGCCGGGATTCTACGTGGCCAGTGGTCTGGGTCTTGGAGCCTCACCTGTGGCAGGATGATGGTTTTCGAGTTGTCAGCCCACACCACTTCCACTTTGCTGCTGACATCCACTCGGGCCACCTGGCCCACTGAGGGCTAAAGGGCAGAGGGGATGAGGGTCAGATGGGTGCAGGGGCAAGACTCCAAAGGATGTAAGCTCTAGTGGGTTCCACCCAGCCGCCTCCCATCCCCTGGACTGTAGCAAACACTAAATGTCTTTTCCCAAGTCTGCAGCAATTCTCTCCCCACAGGTAGTGCTCTGGCCTCCCTGGCTTGGCACTCTTCCCAGGTGGGTACCCTGCCACCGGAgtttgtttctgccccttgtgtCCAGATTGTCTTGACCTTTCTCAACAACTCCAGCCTTTCCTCCAGCTCTAGCTCAGGCTCCATCTCTAAGCCTGCCTAGGCTCTGCTGCACTTGACTGTGTGGGCTCTCAGCTGCAATGGAGGGTAGCCCCTGAGGGAACCTAACTGCCAGTGTCCACACAGCCATGCCAGCCATCAGAATTCAAAGACATTCAGGTCTGAGCTCCTAGTGGCATCTGGTGGCATCTGGTGGCAGTGTGAGGGACTGCAGCCACCACCCAGACAGAAGCTGCAGTCTACCTCATCACACCTACCTCATCCTCCTTGGGTAGAGCCCCATCCTCCGTGTTACCAATGCGGATGACAATGTCAGTTGTGCGGAAGCGAAAGTCAGGGTGGTCAGCAATGTCATAGACGCTCACGTCCTCCTCTTCTCCAATGAGCTGCGGCAAAAGCAGGGCTGGATGAGGCAGGCTTCCCCCTTTCTGCCCAAGCCCACCCAAAGGAAGCAGGACGGCATGCTCACCTCCACGTCATCCCCACTTGGTCGCAGCTTGAACCACTTCACCATGCAGGTACGGCCAACATGATCCCCAGACTGCACCACACCATAGACAGCAGGGTCTGGGCAGCTCTGGACTAGGGAAATCAGGAGGGCAGTGACTAACTGAAGAGCTCTGGGGTGCTTGCCTGCAAGCACACTTCAACCACACAGGCACCCGCTGGACCCCAAGTCCGATGCACCCCACCTCCCCCCAGAAAGCAGCACTACCTCGCTTGTCCACCACGAAGTCCCCAGGGCAGAACTCATTGTTGTCCAGGTGGTGCACAGGGAAAAGGTCGTTGGAGCGGATGTTGCattccacagagccatcttgccacATCACATCAGCTGAGGTCATCGTGGTCACAACCTCCACTGCCACCCTGTGAAGTGTAGGCCCAGGAGCCAGGCCACAAAAATATGCTTCTTGTAGACAGAGCAGGTGACCTTCCACCTTC
This window encodes:
- the Ube2o gene encoding (E3-independent) E2 ubiquitin-conjugating enzyme UBE2O isoform X2, yielding MALWNATSAPTTFSLCTTWTTMSSALGTSWWTSESCPDPAVYGVVQSGDHVGRTCMVKWFKLRPSGDDVELIGEEEDVSVYDIADHPDFRFRTTDIVIRIGNTEDGALPKEDEPSVGQVARVDVSSKVEVVWADNSKTIILPQHLYNIESEIEESDYDSVEGSSSGASSDEWEDDSDSWETDNGLVDDEHPKIEELAAILPAEQPTAPEEDKGVVISEEAATAAIQGAVAMAAPVAGLMEKAGKDGPPKSFRELKEAIKILESLKNMTVEQLLTGSPTSPTVEPEKPTREKKFLDDIKKLQENLKKTLDNVAIAEEEKMEAVPDTERKEEKPEVQSPVKAEWPSETPVLCQQCGGRPGVTFTSAKGEVFSVLEFAPSNHSFKKIEFQPPEAKKFFSTVRKEMALLATSLPDGIMVKTFEDRMDLFSALIKGPTRTPYEDGLYLFDIQLPNIYPAVPPHFCYLSQCSGRLNPNLYDNGKVCVSLLGTWIGKGTERWTSKSSLLQVLISIQGLILVNEPYYNEAGFDSDRGLQEGYENSRCYNEMALIRVVQSMTQLVRRPPEVFEQEIRQHFSVGGWRLVNRIESWLETHAMQERAQVMPNGALKDSSSLEPMAAAELSDSGREEPEDVGMAPGEASQGSDSEGGAQGPASASRDHTEQTETAPDASAPPSVRPKRRRKSYRSFLPEKSGYPDIGFPLFPLSKGFIKSIRGVLTQFRAALLEAGMPESTEDK